From Oreochromis niloticus isolate F11D_XX linkage group LG15, O_niloticus_UMD_NMBU, whole genome shotgun sequence:
GTAACCAAAAATGACGTTTTATAACAATTAAAGCTGCTTCAGTTTGAGGTTATACCGCCACCCTGAGCACTCCAGATGTTGCTGATCTTGGAAGTTATGCAGGGTTGGGCCTGATTAGTACCTGTATGGGAGACCACTGGGTAATGTAAGCTTGGGCAGCTCTAGTTCAAGATGTAGAGCAGGCTGTCCACCAATCAGGTTTCATTTGCAAACCACTTCAGTACTGAACCCCAAATTTGCTCCAAATGCATCCATCAATGTGACTGGATATCACCTAAGGCAATCATTTCCAATCACCACACCAGCAGAAAATGAAGACTTTCAGCTgggttttcattcattttgatgTTCTGATGACTTGATTCTTCATTACAGCTTCACTTTTGcaaatcaggatttttttttaattacatcaaTAGACAATAGTGGATAAAAAATGAGagacactgagagaggactttttattagtgatcttaaccataattttttttcatattaatgtaatttgttcatctaattgaatataatctatttgtgtatgattgtcagtccaaagagggagagaggaaagaggggaacgtgaggagaaagtacaaggtcaggaagagccaggtaagaaaacagacaaggaacagtgacaggcaaaacagaaaccgTTTAACTGCTTGAGAGAGTTGACTACCAAAAGGTGATAGACAGATTTGCCAGTCAAGGTGAGGCGACATaggttaaaataaattaaaaaaatctacagagccatagtagtatctgcagtaaagatcttttcatacattgtaccATAGGCAAAGTtgcaaaacagtgatgtcatgtatcgtgacgaggacccaggcacacagagacttgatgaatttaagaatcttatgatttcataaagaaatttgcagacttgcacagagatggtaaaattatgatgactgataacagagacgaggacaacagacgatgaggacagggtggtacaggggtttaaatgcaccgaggagacagacagagagaactcgggacaactggagacatgtaggaatgcagggactgacagagacagggaagacgTCTCATCGTGATGAGTAAAGTTGATTTTGCCTGGCTGAGCAGCTCTgtgtgctcagcacccccaaagctctgatcctagaatcgcccctgctaCCATGCAACCCAACATACTACACAAATGCACGGCAACGCCTTGAAGTCATTCTGTTGTTGCCAAAGAACTGATGAGAAAGATGTTTGACGAGCTTAATCTATGTGTTAGCCAGTAGTTTGTGTAGGAGTCATATGAGCTGTTCCGTTTTTGATTAAGTGGGTTGGTTTAAATGCACTCACTGTATTGGTAGACGGGTGTGGGGCATGACTCATGGTTGTGTTAGGTGATAAATGtggttgcactcacctgttcacGGCACCTGATGTTGATGAGCAGAAAGGTAGGGTGAGCCTGAGGCGAAACCTTCTGTTGACCGCAGCTTGAATCATTTTGATGCATtttttgactgtaacttgatGGTTTATGTATACTTATGCACTAAGTTATGCAATAGGCCAAtgttgtaatttggcatagTAAATGGTGCAGTTATTTGTAcagtctgtgcatttgtttaatgGTTTGAGCCTGTGTGCCGATTTGTATAGTGGACAGTTGtatgtggaataaaagtagCAAATAGTACAGAAGTGTATCTCATGTGTTTAGCCTGCCGCGGCCGTTGGTTGGAGGAGCCGCAATAGTTTGGATATAGAGAATGCTGCTGGCATGAGTGAAAATTTTTGAAGCTTCGCCCAGTGATGAAATTGAAATCATAATAGGGAGGGATTCTTCTATCAGATGGAAAGATGAATTAACAGCAAAATTACAATATGTGAGTTTGTAAAGAAATATTATAGACAGTTTTGAAAGATATCGATAGATCTGTAAAGATGTCAAGCAGCTTCTAGATGCTTAAAGGAAGCAGTAAGGTCAGTTTCCATTCTGGGTTTTCAGCATTAATAAAGAAACCTGCAACAAGGTGAGTAATGTTTGAGGTCCAAAAGAAATCAACACAGAAATTTTTTACAGTGCTTTTCTACCTGAACattcaaagtgctctatacaggTTGCCTCATTCACACCTGTTCATAGAAGCTCTTTTTctgtgctttctatctaacattcacacacattcatactctgatgaaTGCATCAGAGAGTGACTTGGGGTTAATGTCTTGCCCAAGGGCAGTTAGCATGCAgtctggagcagccagggatcgacCCAAAAACcatctgattagtagatgacctgctccacctcctgagccacagccaccccctTTTAGAGGTAAAGAATCAATTAGAAAGTAAGTACAGTAAttttttgagatgatttgatttaaaaaaacaaaacaaaacaaaaatcttttGCTTCTAATTACATAATTGTGTCCATACTTCAGAGGTGGAGTTTCCAGCATCTCACCTCGGCCTCATCTGCAAACAATCAGCAGGAGGGCTTCTTAAACCAGCGCTGCCTGCTACTCCTCGCCAGTTTGTTCTGCCATCTCCAGTGGTAACTAGGCTTCACCTCTGCTCCAGTTCTGGCTTGCTCGTTCCCTGTGTTTAGGTCTCCTCTGCCAACGTACTCATCCTACCCTCAAATTCCCTTACCCGTCCAGCAACTTCTTCTCCCTCTGTTGCAGAATTCCCGTTGGATTGTTCCCATCAGGAGCCAGGTGTTCAGTCTCTCGATAGCTTTTCCTCTGGTTCCTGCTCTCTGCTGACACTCGTAGCTCGAGCCACCTTCTCCATTCCCTCTCTTTAAACAAAGTCTCATAAATAGTTTAACCATGTGCATTGAATCTGCATTTGGGTCTAAGCCTTCTATGGAGGGAAGAAATCATCACAGTGACATctattcaattttcaattcaattttatttatagagcaccaaatgacagcaacagtcacctcaaggcacttgaTGTTGTAAGGTATACttacaaagaaaaccccaacaatcatatgaccccctatgagcaagcactttggcgacagtgggaaggaaaaactcccttttaacaggaagaaacctccagcagaaccaggctcagggaggggcggccatctgctcgACCGGTTGGGGAGGGgcaaggaaaacaggataaagagatgctgtggaagagagacagaggttaataacaagtacgattcagtgcagagaggtctattaaacATAGtgggtgaagaagaaacacccagtgcatcatgggaatcccccggcagcctaatgctgggcatacactgtgcgatttttagcccattttgagcctatttttcagtcgtgcgaccgtttggAGGATCGTGTGTCGTGCATCGTCtacatggggtaacgagaagcgattaacacttctcgaccagctcccgatcatcaatcgtttGCTCGtaagaaaatcaaacctgtttgaaatcctgtcggcCGTCCTGAGGGCGTCACCGCAGCGTCttacactgcgcacgcgcaaacgcAGAAATGAGTGTGAAAAGACGGAGCAGAACGGCGGTGCGGTGTGTGATCTGGACAcgagcgatggaggcacaaacTTCTCATCCCTGtgagtcaatcgtacagtttgaccaggagctgaataacgcgactgaaaaaattgcagcacagtgtatgcccagcttatTGCAGCatggaggattcagggtcacctgagtAGGCCATCAGCCTACTAAAAGGATACTGAAGAAACCCGTCGAAATGGTGTTAGtcttcatcactgctgctgctggactcaGTTGAACACCTCCGAAATTTGCATACAGGCAAGtattcctcttcttcctcaaaATCCTCTCGGGAACACTTCCTCGAGCCTCCACCTTCATGGTTGCCAAGCTCTTCGTGTGCATCTTCAAAAAGTTCATCACTGCTGCTCTCAGAGTGGTCGTACACAGCTGAGCTGGTCCCCGAATCAGAGTGTGCAAGCCTGGATTTTTTGCTATCACGCTCTTCTTCATCAACATCTTCCTCTCTGGACCTTTTCGTGGATCCACCAGGCTGCGGTTCTTCTTCTGTTGACTGCTGACTGATGTCCTCATCGGCAATATTACCTACACGAGGACAGCTCTCGCTATCAGTGTCACAAGCAGAGAAGAAGTCAGAGTCATCATCAGAAAACTCCTCGCTCCATCTGATTCTTTTGTTTGGTTCcacatcttcttcttcatccaTCTCTCTAGACCTCCTCCTGGATACACCTGGCTGAGGGTCGTCTTCTGGGATGTGCTGGTCAACATCCACACAGTCTTCAAATGCCTCATCCGAATCCTCATTTTCAAtgccaacaacaaccacagcattATGATCCTCATGCTGTTCGTTGTTGTCAGCATTGGCATTAAATTCCCTTACATTAATATTTTGAACGTTGACATTGTTGTCATCGTCAGTGTCATCGTCAGTGTCATCGTCAGTGTCAGTGTCATTGTAAAGGTAATTGTCATATTGTTCCAGTACTGAAGCTATTAGCCTATCCAGAAACAAATAACTATCACGAAGAGCAAGATAAAGATCGTTCGCGAAGCCCCGGAGTCCACCAATATCTTCGTTAGCTGGTCGGTTAGCTGGTCGGTTAGCTCGCCGGTTAGCTCGTCGGTTAGCTCTTCGGTTAGCTGGTTGATGAGCAGGTTCCTGATCTCCACTTGCAATTGATTGTGGGTTAACCTGTTGGCCTGCAAGAtcatttaatcttttaattagCATCCATAACTATCTGCTGAAAATCTGTTTTTGATCAATTTCAAGACTGAGTGCATGTGCTTACCGTTACGGTTAGTTTGAAATCCATCTCCACTTCCACTCATTTTGACTACAaggaacacaaaacaacaatgatCACTAAACCTCAACTCAGGATGTTCAGACAATTTGCTTTTTTTGAGATGACTTTAGGCTGCGTCCGAACGTACACGGCTATGTTTGAAAACGGAcgttttcctttttcattttaaaaaaaaatccagtccacatgtccgttttcctcgtccacacctaAACACAAAAACGTCGTTTTCAAAAATCCccaccctggcaggagttttaaaaaaatctcaccTTTCAGTGACTCAATCTGCTGTTTAGGTGTGGACAAAAGGCCCGAATGCAGAGACAAAGCTGCGCTTTCAAAAATAGCCGTGTACATGTGGACGCAGCCTCAGTTTGTTTGAGAACAAAACTTAAGTCTTCTCTATTTTCctaaatgaacaaaataatCTCAGAAATAATCGTGTTAAAAAGAGCTTCTGTCACTCTAAGATATGATTAAGAACATTTTCAAACTTATGTATAATTTgtcaaatattacatttatatatttaagtaAATGATCTTAAGTTTATAAACTGAAATTTGAGCTTACTTTAGTTCTTGGTAAATTACGGAGCAGTTAATCCTCAGGGAAACGTCGAAATGTCACTAAATAGTGGTCTGCTTTCATACGGTTGCAGTGTCTCTTCAGTTTTGTGTTCATATGCTGATGTTTTCCttcaaaacatgtttaaatgctgtgatgtcattttaTGGTCCCTGGAGGCATCGCTATGGCAACAAAACAACATgttccaaacaacaacaaccaagcTGTTTCCAGTGCTTAATATTTAACATGTCTTTGTTATAAACTTTATTTGTACAAATCTGTGATGTTGATGTGCACAACCTGGGATTCAGACCTCGGAGGGTTAATCAACAAATCacgaaaaattaggtttaaatttctGTTCATGAcggtgcagatttctgacattttgtgtactTTAAGCATTTAACAATTTGATTGTTTTCTAATAAAAACTGTGTGAAACTCAAGTTAGacctgtgtttgtaaatgaaccgctccatgttgtgtagctttctggattttatacttattgggctacatattaatttattatacaggctatacagtagataaaatctaaactcacatgtttaaagtgtttaatcatgtgggctacagacaataatcaAGTTATGGACTATATTGATATGAAAAACGTgcatacttactgcatttgaatcattttaaccatatgtaaccacctgcatgtC
This genomic window contains:
- the LOC109194824 gene encoding uncharacterized protein LOC109194824; translated protein: MSGSGDGFQTNRNGQQVNPQSIASGDQEPAHQPANRRANRRANRRANRPANRPANEDIGGLRGFANDLYLALRDSYLFLDRLIASVLEQYDNYLYNDTDTDDDTDDDTDDDNNVNVQNINVREFNANADNNEQHEDHNAVVVVGIENEDSDEAFEDCVDVDQHIPEDDPQPGVSRRRSREMDEEEDVEPNKRIRWSEEFSDDDSDFFSACDTDSESCPRVGNIADEDISQQSTEEEPQPGGSTKRSREEDVDEEERDSKKSRLAHSDSGTSSAVYDHSESSSDELFEDAHEELGNHEGGGSRKCSREDFEEEEEYLPVCKFRRCSTESSSSSDED